The nucleotide window CATTTTCCATCATGCGGGACAGGCGCTCATCACGGAGCAGGTCGTAATAGAAAAAGGACTGTAACCCTTTGGCATATACGAGTGCACCGTATTCTATATTACCAATCGGACTCTCCTTGATAGGATAGCTTTTCGCATAGATTTCATTTTTAAAGAGCCATGCAGGTGTGTTAAACACTTCTTCCAGCAGGTATTTTACGGCATCCTGTTGTTTCTTTTTAGGGACATGCACGTAGCTGTTCTGTTTCTGACCATATACGGTAGGCGTAACATAGACACCACCCACACTGGCCATTACGTGATAACCGTATTGATTCCACTGGCCGATGGCGCTGTTGAGCATTTTACCGGCTTCATCATAAGAACTTCCTTCTTCGCGGGTCCAGCTGAGAATCTGCGGAACGATGCGTTTCAGGTTCTGCAGGCCGTAACGGCTGGCTTTCACGGCATCGTTGCCCAGGTCTTCTATCTGGCTGCGGGGATCGATGGCATCTCTGATATCCTGTTGTTCACCGAAAGCATAGAGCGGATCATTTTCGTGTGCCCGTAACTGTTGGTTCAGTTCAACCAGCTCTTCATGCGGATTTTTACCGGTATAACGGTAAGCCCATCCGATCGCGAATTTATCGTATACGCCAATGGCAGGTGTGATCTGGGTTACGTTATCACCAGGTTGGGCCACGTAGTTAAAACGGGCGTAGTCCATGATGGAAGGCGCAGTACCACCCATGCGGGAGGTGAACTCCGGAGAACGCAGCGAGTCTACATCGAAGGCGAAGCTGCTGCCCATATTGTGCTGGAGGCCCAGGGTATGCCCCACCTCGTGGCTCGATACAAAACGGATGGCGTGCCCCATCAGGGAATCGCTGAAGTGGTTACCACGGGCGCGGGGATCGATGGCACCTGTCTGGATACGTACCCAGGAGTGCAGGGTGCTCATCACATTATGCCACCAGATGATATCTGCTTCCAGGATTTCGCCGCTGCGGGGATCTATCACGGAAGGCCCCATAGCGTTGGCTTTGGCAGAGGCAGCGTAAGTCACTACAGAATAGCGGACATCGTCTGCATCAAAATCAGGATCGTTGACAGGTGCATCTTTAGCGATGATCGCATTTTTGAAGCCGGCTGCCTCAAAGGCTTTCTGCCAGTCTTCAATACCGGCTTTGATATAAGAACGCCACTGTGCAGGAGTGCTGGCATCGATATAATATATGATCGGTTTCTTAGGTTCTACCAGTTCACCATTCTTATAACGCTGCATATCTTCCGGCTTGGGTTCCAGGCGCCAGCGGGTGATCAGTTCCCGCTGCTCCAGTTTGTGCTGTGCATCGCTGAAGTACCATCTGGGCGTAGTAAAGAGCCCTACCCTTCTGTCGGCGAAGCGGGCCTTCATCGGCTGATCGCTGAGCAGTACCAGGTTGGTAGTGGTTTCAATAGATACTTCCACACCGGTGATTTTGGATGTCAGCTCAGACTTGGCCACCACATTATCCTGAAAGGGTTTGATACCACGGATGCGGGACAGGTCTTTAATAGGAGAGCCTGGCAGGCCGAGTGATTCAAAGACGTTGTTGATGCTGCTGTTGGAGCCGTCAAACAGTTTGGACACGTTGATCACGAATGCAGTGGTGTCTTTGTTATAGGCTTCTATTTTAAACTGATCTATCAGGGAAGGGGCGAAGTTATCTGCTACAGACTGCGCGATGGCATTGTTGGCAGGTACTTCGAGGAATGGGTTGTATTTACGCAGGAAGATCTTGTTCAACAGGGTATCTCTTTCAAAAGTGATGACCATGTTGGCATAGTTCATTCCTTTATTGACACCGGCTTCATTGAGTTGTTCCGGTACTTTGGAGAGTTTGTTGACTACCAGCAACTCCCGGCCTATCAGGTTCAGCGGGATTTCGAAGAAGTAGTCCGTTTTCACACGGTGTACCTTAAACAGGCCATCGCTGGAGACAGCATCTGCCGGGATCACTTCTTTATAAGGCTTCAGCCCTTTGGTATCGGGTTTCTTTTTAGCGGTCGTATCAGCTACTACCACAGGGGTTTTCTTCCCGAAAAGCCATCCGCCTTTCTTCTTTGATTGGGCTATTACATCAGTGGATGTAAAACATTGTGCCGAAAGGGCTACACATGGGAGTAGCCATAACAGTTTCCTGTAACTTGCGTGCATAGATAGGAGTTGTTAAGATGTATTGTAAATACTTCCGGGTAACAATCATCCAGCCCATTGCCGCGGGAAACTGAGGTGATGATACGCCACAGCTAAGCCCAGCAAGGGCTGGGCTACAAAGGACGAACAAGGTTTGCTACAAAGTATTGATGCGGTCTACTTCAGTCAGGACACAGGCAATTTCTTTACCAGCAATATGATTTTACGTTTAACTTTTTTTTAACTATAAGGGCGCAAAGCTATTGAAAAGTATCAACTAAATCGTTTTTTGTTAGACAGCTTTCTGGTTTTACAGGAAAAAAATAGCGGGAAACAAGCTACGGACGGGCATCGCCGTTCATAACATTTTTAAAAAAATTATAAAAGCCGCTGAAAGGGGATACATGCAGCACTTCTATAATATACCCATTGTGCTGCTAATCTTTTTTGTAGATATCAAATTTATTAAACGGCACCTTCCCAAAATCCTTGCTGGTACGAACTTTAGAGGTCACCTTGTCTGGCTCGGAAGCATGAAAACTATCGCCTCCGTCTTTGTGCAGGTACCAGTATTTATCTGTTGGTGAATATTTGAAGGTGATAATCCGCGTCCATCGCCAGCTGCTGCCACCATAGTGTTCTACGGAAAAATAACCGTTTTTGATCACCACCGATTCGAAAGGATCTCCCATCATACCACCGCAGTCTACACAATACACAACATTGTCATTGCGGGCGGCCAGTTTATAGGAATGGTCCGGCTGTCCCAGCAATATCAACAGCGGTCTTTTTTCAGGATGTTCCACTACATCAGAGGTGGAATCCTCTCCTGGTTTATACAGTACCATAATCATATCCGGGTAGGGATCCAGATTTAAATCACCACTGGTGGTATCAAGGATACTATACACCTTAGGTATGAACGGGGCCAGCTGCCGCGGAATAGCCGCATCTGCATCCTTCTTTTTTTGAGCCACGGTAGTGGAAGCACTCCACATCAGGAGGGAGATTATTAAAAAAGCGGTAGTTAACAATTGTTTTCCCATATGACACTGTATTAGCTTCTTTTTTAAATAGATGGATCATTATAATCATCTACATATCGCAAGTTGTAAAAAAAATTTCTACCCCCAAACTTTTTAGACTTAACATCCCGTATCTAACAATATAGCTCAACTGCTATCATTCAATACAAGTTTCCACAAAATGAAAAAGCCAATCATAACATTAACCATATGGAGTCTGGCGCTGAACGCAATGATAAACAACCATATCAACCCGGATGCAGCAAAAGAACAGTCTACAGACAATGATGCATCCTGGTGGCTCGACTCCCAGGGCCAGCTATGGCAGGGCAGGCAGGGAAAGATATGGACAAGTGTAACCGTATCGAAGGCAGGAAAGAGAACACCGCCTCCCGGTACGGTGTCCCCCCAACGAAAAGCCCCCGGCAGCTGTTATACATTATCAGACGGTCGCATGCTCTGGATTGAAGAATAAAACATGATTACTATTCCGATTATATTTGAAATCACTACGCATATATCAAAATACAACACTTGTTTCCCCGCAGCTGCAGGAGAAAGAAGTAGTATTCCGGCGCCTTTACGATGATTATTCAGGCGCTATATATGGAGTGATATTAAGCCTGATAGATGATACACATCTCGCAGAGGAAGTCTTACAGGATACTTTTTTGAAAATATGGAAGAACATGGATCAATATGATCCAAAAAAAGGAACCTGGTTTACCTGGATGCACCACATAGCCCGAAACACCGCCCTGGATGTGATGCGCAGTAAAGCCTTCCGCAACCGCAGCAAAAACGAGCCGCTGAGTGACCACCACATGCAGCTTCCCGCACCTGCTGCCCAGGAAGATACAGGTCTCCGTAAGCTGGCCGGCCAGTTAAAAGACGACCATAGTGTATTGATAGAACTAGCCTATTTCCAGGGATATACTCAGGAAGAAATCGGACGCAAACTGAACATCCCTTTAGGCACTGTTAAAACAAGGCTTCGCACAGCCCTGAAAAGATTAGCAAAAATGATCACGGACCCTTGAATATACAAGCATACATATCAAGCGGCGCGCTGGAAAGCTACGTTTTTGGGCTGGCGACTCCCGAAGTAAGATCGGAAGTAGAACAGCTCAGAATGCTGTATCCGGAGGTGAATGCTGCTATTATACAATTGCAGCATGACGTTGAAAATTTTATTATCCTGCATGCTGTTACTCCCCCTGCAGGATTAAAAGACAAGCTAATCGAAATAGCGAATCGA belongs to Chitinophaga sp. HK235 and includes:
- a CDS encoding zinc-dependent metalloprotease, which produces MHASYRKLLWLLPCVALSAQCFTSTDVIAQSKKKGGWLFGKKTPVVVADTTAKKKPDTKGLKPYKEVIPADAVSSDGLFKVHRVKTDYFFEIPLNLIGRELLVVNKLSKVPEQLNEAGVNKGMNYANMVITFERDTLLNKIFLRKYNPFLEVPANNAIAQSVADNFAPSLIDQFKIEAYNKDTTAFVINVSKLFDGSNSSINNVFESLGLPGSPIKDLSRIRGIKPFQDNVVAKSELTSKITGVEVSIETTTNLVLLSDQPMKARFADRRVGLFTTPRWYFSDAQHKLEQRELITRWRLEPKPEDMQRYKNGELVEPKKPIIYYIDASTPAQWRSYIKAGIEDWQKAFEAAGFKNAIIAKDAPVNDPDFDADDVRYSVVTYAASAKANAMGPSVIDPRSGEILEADIIWWHNVMSTLHSWVRIQTGAIDPRARGNHFSDSLMGHAIRFVSSHEVGHTLGLQHNMGSSFAFDVDSLRSPEFTSRMGGTAPSIMDYARFNYVAQPGDNVTQITPAIGVYDKFAIGWAYRYTGKNPHEELVELNQQLRAHENDPLYAFGEQQDIRDAIDPRSQIEDLGNDAVKASRYGLQNLKRIVPQILSWTREEGSSYDEAGKMLNSAIGQWNQYGYHVMASVGGVYVTPTVYGQKQNSYVHVPKKKQQDAVKYLLEEVFNTPAWLFKNEIYAKSYPIKESPIGNIEYGALVYAKGLQSFFYYDLLRDERLSRMMENEAANGRDAYSVSELLSDLHNGIFAKTIKGQPLDIFERNSQKGFIDALIVSIDKSTARPDAKKFQDDFAFNGTDGFCSFSLQPQKEAERASRNLNYFSIHRVSDAVSAKRGEMTRLIQLLNSRKNGGDRATADHYNDLIIRMQQALNNK
- a CDS encoding RNA polymerase sigma factor → MKSLRIYQNTTLVSPQLQEKEVVFRRLYDDYSGAIYGVILSLIDDTHLAEEVLQDTFLKIWKNMDQYDPKKGTWFTWMHHIARNTALDVMRSKAFRNRSKNEPLSDHHMQLPAPAAQEDTGLRKLAGQLKDDHSVLIELAYFQGYTQEEIGRKLNIPLGTVKTRLRTALKRLAKMITDP